Below is a window of Geomonas oryzisoli DNA.
AGCAGGACGGAAAGAAAGGAAAGCGCGGCAAGAAATGACCCTGAGCCGGAAGGATTTTTTCCGCGGCAGCTGGTACGCAGTGGGAGAGTTCCTGCTGGGGACCGGAGAGCTCCTGCGGGGGGCGCGGGACGCCTTGGGACAGGTACGCGACCAGGCGCTCAATCCGCCGGTGCGCCCCGAAGGGGAGGACGACGCGGCGCGGGCGAAGGTGGCCCGCGTCGACGACAGTCACTGCCCGGCCAGAAGCTGCGGCTGTTTTGCCTGCCTCGACAGGTGCGCGGCGGGGGCGATCTCATTTGCTCCCGGACGAGGCATCGTCATCGACGAACAGCTCTGCACCGGGTGCGGCGAGTGCCTTTCCTATTGTCCGCTCGCTCCGCAGGCGCTTGCGCTGGTCGACGTTGGGTAGGCGCCGTCACAGAGCGGCAGTTCAGGTAATCAGCAAGGTTCCGCCCCCGGGGTTCCGTAGCGCCTACCTCTTCCACCGTTCCCCCCGCCTCATTCCCACCGCCAAACGTTTACCGACTCCCCCCCTACCGAGCCTGCTCCTCCACCCCCTGTTTTCGGTGACAGCTTTACCTGATCTGTGCCAGCGCCGCTAAGGCGGACACGGTTACACCTGCTCCGCTCCGTCCTGACAGAGAAGGCCCATGCATGGCAACGGTCCCTGTGCGCGACAGTGTGCTGGTCGCGGCATTGGACAACTGTTACAATGAGCTGGGCGATTCGGCTGCGGATGGCATAACCGGCAGGACGTCGCGATAAATCGTTATTTTTGTTGAGCGGAGTCTTGGAAATTAATTGACATTAGCACCGTAGGCGTGCTATTTAGCCTTGGTTTTCTACCCGTGATTTGTATACGGGAAAGAGGACAGACAGTTATGGATGAGGAAAAAAAGAACCTGCTCAGAACCCTGGGCATGGTCTCCACCATGGGGATCTCTTTCGCGGTGGCGATTGCCATCGGCGTGTTCGTCGGCCTGAAGCTGGACCAGTGGCTGGGGACCAAACCGTGGTTTTTCTTCATTTTCCTCTTCTTCGGCATTGCGGCAGGCTTCCGCAACATCTTCATATTAGCGGGCAAAGAACTGCGCGATGGCGGAGACAAGAATAAACGAGAGTAACATCTTCTCCTGGCTGGTCCGGGGGAGCCTGCTGCTGAGCGCCGTGCTCGGCGCGGCCGGCGCACTGCTCATCTCGCCGAGGTTCGGAGGCTCGCTCTTCGTGGGCGGGATGCTGGCCCTGGCCAACTTCTTCTGGATCCGCACCGGACTGGAAGCGGCGCTCCGGCTGCAGCCGCGTAACGCATCCCGCTTCGCGATCATGCGCTACGTGTTACGGCTCGCCATCATGGCGGCCCTGCTGTACCTCTTGATCGTAGTCCTTAAGGCCGACATCTTCGGCCTGGTGATCGGGCTTTCGGTCCTGGTTCTGAACATAATCGCTTTTTCGATATATCTGTCGACCCGTAAAGGAGGCTAGCTGCATGGTTCATCCCTTTTTATTCCTTCAGTTTTTCCGCGAGTTGCTCCACCCCCTCGGTTTCTCCGAGGCGAGTGCCGATGCGGTCGTCTATACCTGGCTGATCATGATCGGCCTGGTGCTGTTTTCCATCGTGGCCACCAAGAGGCTGCAGGCCGTTCCGTCCGGCGCGCAGAACTTCATGGAAGTCATCGTGGGCGGCATCGAGAACATGCTGGTGGAGACCATGGGTGAGCACGGCCGTCCGTTCTTCCCGCTGGTGGCTACCCTGGCGCTGTTCATCCTGGTGTCCAACCTGATCGGCCTGATCCCGGGCTTCTTCCCGCCGACCGCGAACATCAACACCACCGCGGCCTGCGCGGTCGTCGTCTTCATCACCACCCACATCGTGGGCGTGAAGGAGCACGGCGCCGGCTACATCAAGCACTTCCTGGGTCCCATCGCCTGGCTCGCCCCGATGATGTTCTTCATCGAGGTGATCGGCCACCTGAGCCGCGTCATCTCGCTGACCCTGCGTCTCTTCGGTAACATGAACGGCCACGAACTCGTTCTGATCATCTTCTTCGGCCTGGCCCCGTTCATGGTGCCGCTGCCGATGATGCTGATGGGCGTGCTGGTTTCCTTCATCCAGGCCTTCGTGTTCATGCTCCTGGCCATGATCTACATCCAGGGTTCGCTGGAGCACGCGCACTAAGAACCGGTTGAGAGGCGGTTCTAGGTTCTACGTTCTACGTTAGAACCAAAACCGAAGCCTCTAAACGTAGAACCTACAACTTAGAACTGACTTTTAATTCCTATACTATTTAGGAAAAATACGCGGCAAAGGAGAAACAAATGGAATTCTTTACTATGTGTGTACTCGCAGCAGGCATCGGCATGGCTCTCGGCACCCTCGGCACCGGCATCGGTCAGGGTCTCGCAGTTAAGAGCGCAGTTGAAGGCGTTTCCCGTAACCCGGGCGCTTCCGGCAAAATCCTCACCACCATGATGATCGGTCTGGCGATGATCGAGTCCCTGGCAATCTACGCCCTCGTTGTTTGCCTCATCATCCTCTTCGCTAACCCGTACAAAGAAGTTGCAATGTCCGCTATCAAGGCTGTTGCGAAGTAATTAGTTTCTCCAAGAAACGAGAAAGGGGCGTGCCGCAAGGTACGCCCTTTTTTTTTGCTCTGGGCGGGAGAGGGGTGAGTAAAAGCAAATCCCCCCTGCCCCCCCCTTTGACAAGGGGGGAACGAGAGGTGGCGGGCGGCGCTTCGTGGCCAACCTACTCCAAGGTTCCAAGGGTGGCGGCGGAACCCCTTGTGCCCTTATGTCCCGTCCTGCCCCCTCACCTTGACATTTACTTTCCGCTATGAAATAGTCCAGACCATGAAAATCATAGCCGACATGCATACTCACACCCTCGCATCGGGACACGCCTACTCCACCATCAACGAACTGGCCAACGCTGCCGCACAGGCGGGTCTGCGGGGACTGGCCATCACCGACCACGGCCCCGGACTCCCGGGCGGGCCGCACCGCTACCACTTCTGCGCCATGCGCTTCGTCCCCCCCACCATCGCCGGGGTCAGGATCTTCCGCGGCATCGAGGCCAACATCCTCGACCACACCGGCCGACTCGACCTGGAGCCGGACGTTCTCGAGACGCTCGATTTCGTCATGGCCGGCTTCCACGAGGACTGCGGCATCTGCGGCCAGGACCGGGACCGCAACACGCGCACCCTTTTGACGGTTATGGAGAATCCCCTGGTGAAATGCATCTCCCATCCAGGGAACCCCATCTTCCCGCTCCACTACGAGGAGGTGGTCATGGGGGCGCTCGCCACCGATACGGCGCTGGAGTTGAACAACTCTTCGCTCGCGGCCGTGAGCCGCAAGGGGAGCAACGAGAACTGCGCCGAGATCGCCCGCCTGTGCGCCAAAATTGGCGCCAGGGTGATGATCGGGAGCGACGCACACATCTGCCAGGGGGTCGGGGTGTTCGATAAGGCGCTGCAGCTCACGGCCCAGGCGGGTATCGCGGAGGGACAGGTGGTGAACGCTTCGTGGGAAAGGCTGTTGGATTTCCTGGGGAAGAGTGAATAAGAGACGGCAGGCGCTGCAAAGGCGGGCGAATGATCATTCGCCCCTGCCGTGCGCAGCGAAGCTGGATAGAGGATGAACGAATAAGGGGCGCCGGTGACGGCGCCCCTTATCTATTTATACGGCACGCTTGCCGGACATGGAGTAGGCGAGGACGGCTAGGCCCGCAAAGAGAAGCGGGATCCCGGCCATCGCGGTGGGGGTCAGGTGCTCCCGCAGGAACAGGATCCCCAACAAAGCGGCGACCAGCGGCTCGGCAAGGGAAAGGGTCACCGCCGAGGCGACCGGAACGCTGCGCAGCCCCATGGCGAAGAGGACGTAGGACAGGGCGGTGACCACGACGCCGAGGTAAAGAACAACCATGGTCCCTCGGGGTGTGACTACCCAGGCGAGATCGGTGAAGAACAGCACCGGCAGGAGCAGGAGCGCGCCCAGGCAGAAAACGACGGCCATGACAGCTTCAGAGCTGCGACCGGGCAGCAGCACCTTGATGGCCATGGTGTAGCAGGCGTAGGAGGTGCCTGCGCCAAGGGCCAACAGGATGCCCAACACGTCAATGGCGATGTCACCGCCACCGGTGACCAACAGGCTGCAACCGGCGAGGGCGAGCACGGTGGCGATCCCCCATGCCCGACCCGGACGC
It encodes the following:
- a CDS encoding 4Fe-4S binding protein; this translates as MTLSRKDFFRGSWYAVGEFLLGTGELLRGARDALGQVRDQALNPPVRPEGEDDAARAKVARVDDSHCPARSCGCFACLDRCAAGAISFAPGRGIVIDEQLCTGCGECLSYCPLAPQALALVDVG
- a CDS encoding AtpZ/AtpI family protein produces the protein MDEEKKNLLRTLGMVSTMGISFAVAIAIGVFVGLKLDQWLGTKPWFFFIFLFFGIAAGFRNIFILAGKELRDGGDKNKRE
- a CDS encoding ATP synthase subunit I; this translates as MAETRINESNIFSWLVRGSLLLSAVLGAAGALLISPRFGGSLFVGGMLALANFFWIRTGLEAALRLQPRNASRFAIMRYVLRLAIMAALLYLLIVVLKADIFGLVIGLSVLVLNIIAFSIYLSTRKGG
- the atpB gene encoding F0F1 ATP synthase subunit A, giving the protein MVHPFLFLQFFRELLHPLGFSEASADAVVYTWLIMIGLVLFSIVATKRLQAVPSGAQNFMEVIVGGIENMLVETMGEHGRPFFPLVATLALFILVSNLIGLIPGFFPPTANINTTAACAVVVFITTHIVGVKEHGAGYIKHFLGPIAWLAPMMFFIEVIGHLSRVISLTLRLFGNMNGHELVLIIFFGLAPFMVPLPMMLMGVLVSFIQAFVFMLLAMIYIQGSLEHAH
- the atpE gene encoding ATP synthase F0 subunit C gives rise to the protein MEFFTMCVLAAGIGMALGTLGTGIGQGLAVKSAVEGVSRNPGASGKILTTMMIGLAMIESLAIYALVVCLIILFANPYKEVAMSAIKAVAK
- a CDS encoding phosphatase translates to MKIIADMHTHTLASGHAYSTINELANAAAQAGLRGLAITDHGPGLPGGPHRYHFCAMRFVPPTIAGVRIFRGIEANILDHTGRLDLEPDVLETLDFVMAGFHEDCGICGQDRDRNTRTLLTVMENPLVKCISHPGNPIFPLHYEEVVMGALATDTALELNNSSLAAVSRKGSNENCAEIARLCAKIGARVMIGSDAHICQGVGVFDKALQLTAQAGIAEGQVVNASWERLLDFLGKSE
- a CDS encoding EamA family transporter; the encoded protein is METAPDSTAPAPATTGAAGGALLVLAAATLWGTSGTAQALSPAGVSPWSVGAFRLIVGGAALMVLAFLKGGLGKGRWPFWATLAAGGFVAIYQLTFFTAVHRTGVAVGTLVAIGSSPVIAGILGFIVRGERPGRAWGIATVLALAGCSLLVTGGGDIAIDVLGILLALGAGTSYACYTMAIKVLLPGRSSEAVMAVVFCLGALLLLPVLFFTDLAWVVTPRGTMVVLYLGVVVTALSYVLFAMGLRSVPVASAVTLSLAEPLVAALLGILFLREHLTPTAMAGIPLLFAGLAVLAYSMSGKRAV